The following proteins are co-located in the Penaeus vannamei isolate JL-2024 chromosome 34, ASM4276789v1, whole genome shotgun sequence genome:
- the LOC113810034 gene encoding uncharacterized protein produces the protein MANTSKSEVDKDLSLKEIYLKNELPVSLEELQGITDLQVMDDSDSIHVYNDSTEDNQLEQVASSKRNKLRDSCKSTDEDIAVLCPICKRMYKTRVSLTSHLRKTHNFYKSNRNKMPCLETGCNFRTNRIVRLITHLIRTHKLKFQCEKVTFQQKEDFFRWKEETEERCKSSYASRTSVKRMVSGNERVFYICRRSGYATSQDSEKAHPQRAKKGSMKINGMCTSFMEVTFLREGGATVYFCKTHYGHEDDGFHQRMNSKEKTMITDLIRSGYTIFQIIEIMKTKMPLHRHQVLKQNNIRHLAAKQNLFITRSYRKGSVKKLPGKFSVTSDVPSISLQVENETEVEAELPETVSTNVTIVDVQDIKTEEAPKSHTEIEVHGSVDEVEKLRNEIQMKIERISRLTVGLVSENALRQLCDNLDDVTRKLETEKHIEVISENCECICDDQQNVILHEDVGGNSVLLYCSDKNIEDLVQEDLL, from the exons ATGGCAAACACATCAAAAAGTGAAGTTGACAAAGATCTCTCActtaaagaaatatatttgaaaaatgAGCTTCCAGTGTCTTTAGAAGAATTGCAAGGCATTACTGACTTACAGGTCATGGATGACTCAgattccatacatgtatataatgacAGCACAGAAGACAACCAGTTAGAACAGGTAGCCAGTAGTAAGAGAAACAAATTAAGGGATAGTTGTAAATCTACAGATGAGGATATTGCAGTATTATGTCCCATATGTAAGAGGATGTACAAAACTAGGGTCAGTCTTACTTCACATCTTCGGAAAACGCACAACTTTTATAAATCAAATCGAAATAAGATGCCATGTCTAGAAACTGGATGCAACTTCCGGACTAATCGCATTGTGAGGCTCATCACTCACCTAATACGGACGCACAAATTGAAGTTCCAGTGTGAGAAAGTGACATTTCAGCAAAAGGAAG atttctttaggtggaaggaagagacTGAAGAAAGATGTAAATCATCTTATGCATCTCGCACATCAGTCAAGAGGATGGTCTCTGGGAATGAAAGAGTGTTTTACATATGTCGTCGAAGTGGCTATGCAACATCGCAAGATTCAGAGAAAGCTCATCCCCAGAGGGCTAAGAAAGGCAGTATGAAGATAAATGGAATGTGTACATCTTTTATGGAGGTCACATTtttgagagaaggaggagctACAGTTTACTTTTGCAAAACTCATTATGGGCATGAAGATGATGGCTTTCACCAGCGTATGAACAGCAAAGAAAAAACTATGATTACAGATTTAATTAGATCGGGTTACACTATTTTCCAAATAATTGAAATTATGAAGACAAAAATGCCACTTCATCGACATCAAGTTTTGAAACAGAATAATATCAGGCATTTAGCTGCTAAACAGAATCTCTTCATTACTCGAAGCTACCGTAAAGGATCTGTGAAAAAATTACCAGGAAAGTTTTCTGTTACGTCAGATGTTCCTTCAATTAGCCTTCAGGTTGAGAATGAAACTGAAGTAGAGGCTGAACTTCCTGAGACTGTTAGCACTAATGTGACTATTGTGGATGTACAAGATATAAAGACAGAGGAAGCACCTAAATCCCATACAGAAATTGAAGTACATGGATCTGTTGATGAAGTagagaaattaagaaatgaaattcaaatgaaaatagaaagaatatcaAGATTAACTGTAGGATTAGTTTCAGAAAATGCACTAAGACAGTTGTGTGATAATTTAGATGATGTGACTAGAAAGCTTGAAACTGAGAAACATATTGAGGTTATATCTGAAAACTGTGAATGTATTTGTGATGATCAGCAGAATGTGATTCTCCACGAGGATGTTGGTGGAAACTCGGTCTTACTTTATTGCTCTGATAAAAATATTGAAGATTTAGTGCAAGAAGActtattgtaa
- the LOC138859227 gene encoding uncharacterized protein, whose amino-acid sequence MPTSALPTQAENQSPEDIPTHPTSSDSSTIPPQPSSSTQPSLITLQPYSPSFQPHPTLNTCSGAVSLSPANCPVDTKDWSDCGEDFLGCLKDQDVKSTHCYTIPPKGQRKNPTNIAKITFSPPPPPQDVPISTSTFYFPHTNSFATLNPDTPISTTAPISTTAPTTSTLYLPQTNSFTTPNPDTPISTTAPISTTNTFTPQNSPTNSTAETMDYIQSYMLKTQDPSTLEVLVISTAATLCGVTLPPTLEADL is encoded by the exons atgcctactagtgcattacccacccaagcagagaatcaatctccagaagacattcctacccacccaacttcctcagaTTCATCAACTATACCcccgcaaccttcatcaagcacccaACCCTCCCTTattaccttacagccttattctccatcattcc aacctcatccaactcttaatacctgTTCCggagctgtctctctctccccagcaaactgcccagtcgataccaaagattggtcagactgtggagaagactttttaggatgcctcaaagaccaagatgtgaaatcaacACATTGCTataccattcctcctaaaggtcaacgaaagaatccgaccaacatagccaaaattaccttct cccctccccctccaccccaagatgtccccatttccacttctacattctacttcCCTCacaccaattcctttgccactctaaacccagacaccccaatctcaaccacagctccaatctcaactacagccccaaccacttcTACATTGTACCttcctcagaccaattcttttaccactccaaacccagacaccccaatctcaaccacagctcctatctcaactaca AACACCTTTACCCCGCAAAACTCCCCAACcaattccactgcagaaacaatggattaCATCCAAAGTTATATGCTGAAGACACAAgatccttccacacttgaagtg ttggtgatttcaactgccgccacactctgtggggtgactctaccaccaactctcgaggccgatctctag
- the LOC138859228 gene encoding uncharacterized protein, translating into MASGLVNSKAFSRSRKITTAGEVQIVLKSHHRTGDPPGWAELGVLVWCGASHRDKRFPSSRTLEAANTSPINTYGERSRTLSLEGEPARRFQWIFLVADVPQPIIGADFLAYYGLTVDLQEHPAGFPGLDQADQPGHPTTARSPAPHRHPRSPCPLSLPSARSRQMSQCQGGVRPYDAVGDYTPFQQSMGGPSASGEEGWIGLVRAFHQIPIAEEGIPKTAVITPFGLFEFLRMPFGLRNAAQTFQRFINDVTRGLEGVFAYIDDILVASISEADHARHLRALFGRLQDAGVVINPGKCQFGVASLSFLGHTVTPKASPQRRRRSPL; encoded by the exons atggcaagtggacttgtcaactcaaaagccttctccaggtcaaggaagataACCACGGCAggtgaggtgcagattgtgcttaagagt caccacaggacaggagatccccctgggtgggctgaactcggagttttggtgtggtgtgGTGCCTCCCACAGAGAtaaacgcttcccctcctcccgcactctGGAAGCTGCCAACACATCGCCCATCAACACTTACGGCGAGCGTTCGAGGACCCTCTCGCTGGAAGGCGAGCCCGCCCGACGATTCCAGTGGATCTTCCTCGTCGCCGACGTCCCTCAACCCATCATCGGCGCCGACTTCTTGGCGTACTACGGTCTGACGGTTGATCTTCAAG AACATCCTGCGGGATTTCCCggccttgaccaagccgatcaaccgggccacccaaccacggcacGAAGTCCGGCACCACATCGTCACCCACggtccccctgcccactctcgctgccgtccgctcgctcccgacagatgtcgcagtgccAGGGCGGAGTTCGACCATATGATGCAGTTGGGGAttatacgcccttccagcagtcaatgggcggcccctctgcatctggtgaagaaggatg GATCGGCCTCGTGCGGGCCTTCCACCAAATCCCGATCGCTGAAGAGGGCATCCCCAAGACGGCCGTGATCACACCTTTCGGCCTCTTTGAATTcctcaggatgcccttcggtctTCGGAACGCAGCCCAGACCTTTCAGCGATTCATAAACGACGTGACTCGCGGTCTTGAGGGCGTCTTCGCCTACATCGACGACATCCTCGTCGCCAGCATCTCAGAAGCAGACCACGCCCGCCATCTCCGCGCCCTCTTCGGCAGACTGCAAGACGCGGGCGTCGTTATCAACCCGGGAAAATGCCAGTTCGGtgtcgcttccctctctttcctcggccACACCGTCACCCCCAAGGCATCACCCCAGCGCAGGAGAAGGTCACCGCTATAA